In Rosa chinensis cultivar Old Blush chromosome 1, RchiOBHm-V2, whole genome shotgun sequence, a genomic segment contains:
- the LOC112172012 gene encoding putative non-specific lipid-transfer protein 14: MIGVLVMLLLSVTLVSSLTDIECSSVTALVSACYTYITYGSPDPSPGSPCCHSMVGLKMVSDPTVENRRFTCRCLMSLISTYNPNGYALATLPDLCEVSLGFNIDPNTDCNLIP; encoded by the exons ATGATAGGAGTATTGGTAATGTTGCTATTGAGTGTGACATTGGTGTCTAGCCTTACAGATATAGAGTGCTCCAGCGTGACGGCCCTTGTATCCGCTTGCTACACCTACATAACGTATGGCTCACCGGACCCTTCTCCGGGGTCTCCATGCTGTCATTCCATGGTAGGTCTCAAAATGGTTTCCGATCCCACTGTTGAAAATCGGAGATTTACTTGTAGATGCTTGATGAGCCTCATTTCCACTTACAACCCTAATGGCTATGCGCTTGCTACTTTGCCCGACCTTTGTGAAGTCTCTTTGGGTTTTAACATTGATCCTAACACTGATTGCAACTT GATACCATGA
- the LOC112181771 gene encoding RHOMBOID-like protein 2 encodes MPGEAEDLENNRGGVKHRANGESYSSSTYVADDVETQWTSWLVPMLVVINLFVFLVAMFMNDCPNHSSGIIGKCVAGVLGRFSFQPLKENPLLGPSSSTLEKLGALEWSKVVHKHQGWRLVTCIWLHAGVVHLVVNMLSLVFIGIRIEQQFGLVRVGIIYLLSGFGGSIMSSLFIRKNISVGASGALFGLLGSMLSELITNWTIYTNKVAALATLLVIILINLGIGILPRVDNFAHIGGFITGFLIGFVLMPRPQYGWLEQLNLPAGANANVKSKFKAYQYVLWLLSVTLLIVGFTIALVMLFRGENGNEHCHWCHYLSCVPTSRWQCEEN; translated from the exons atGCCTGGTGAAGCTGAAGACTTGGAAAACAACAGAGGAGGAGTGAAGCACAGAGCAAACGGAGAGAGCTACTCATCGTCTACGTATGTTGCAGATGACGTAGAGACCCAATGGACTTCTTGGTTGGTGCCCATGTTAGTTGTGATTAACCTTTTTGTATTCCTTGTGGCCATGTTTATGAATGACTGCCCCAACCACAGTTCTGGGATCATAGGCAAGTGTGTGGCTGGGGTTCTTGGCAGGTTCTCGTTTCAACCGTTGAAGGAGAACCCCCTCTTAGGCCCTTCTTCTTCCAC ATTGGAAAAGTTGGGAGCTTTGGAGTGGAGCAAAGTGGTGCACAAGCATCAGGGATGGAGACTTGTTACTTGTATTTGGTTACATGCTGGAGTAGTACATCTGGTTGTTAACATGCTCAGCTTGGTCTTCATCGGAATTCGTATAGAGCAGCAATTTGGGCTTG TGCGAGTTGGGATTATATACTTGTTGTCTGGATTTGGGGGTAGCATCATGTCGTCTCTTTTTATTCGAAAGAACATTTCTGTTGGTGCATCGGGTGCTCTTTTTGGTCTTCTTGGATCAATGCTTTCGGAACTAATTACGAATTGGACTATTTATACCAACAAG GTTGCAGCTCTTGCTACTCTTCTGGTCATCATTCTCATTAACCTTGGCATTGGAATTTTGCCACGCGTTGATAATTTTGCCCACATTGGTGGATTTATCACCGGATTCCTCATTGGATTTGTGTTGATGCCCCGTCCTCAATACGGATGGCTGGAGCAGCTGAATCTTCCTGCTGGTGCTAATGCCAATGTCAAGTCCAAATTCAAGGCCTACCAATATGTGTTATGGCTTCTTTCGGTTACTCTGTTGATTGTTGG GTTTACAATTGCACTGGTGATGCTGTTTCGgggagagaatggaaatgagcaTTGCCATTGGTGTCACTACCTCAGTTGTGTTCCCACATCTAGATGGCAGTGTGAAGAAAATTAA
- the LOC112187673 gene encoding 60S ribosomal protein L24, with product MVLKTELCRFSGAKIYPGRGIRFVRADSQVFLFANSKNKRYFHNRLKPAKLAWTAMYRKQHKKDISQETVKKRRRTTKKPYSRSIVGATLEVIQKRRSEKPEVRDAAREAALREIKERIKKTKDEKRAKKAEVMARSTKNQSKGNLPKGGAANKGPKGAGGAKGKR from the exons ATGGTTCTCAA GACTGAACTATGCCGCTTCAGTGGAGCTAAGATCTACCCAGGTAGAGGCATCCGATTTGTTCGTGCTGATTCTCAG GTGTTCCTGTTTGCAAACTCTAAGAACAAGAGGTACTTCCACAACAGACTGAAGCCAGCTAAACTTGCTTGGACAGCCATGTACAGAAAGCAACACAAGAAG GACATTTCTCAAGAAACTGTTAAGAAGAGGCGTCGCACCACAAAAAAACCTTACTCTCGATCCATAGTGGGTGCTACTTTGGAGGTCATACAGAAGAGAAGAAGTGAAAAACCTGAAGTTAGAGATGCTGCAAGAGAGGCTGCTCTTcg TGAAATTAAGGAGAGGATCAAGAAAACCAAGGATGAAAAGAGGGCGAAGAAGGCCGAAGTAATGGCCAGGTCAACAAAGAATCAAAGCAAGGGTAACTTGCCAAAGGGTGGTGCTGCAAATAAGGGCCCCAAGGGCGCTGGAGGAGCTAAGGGCAAGCGATAA
- the LOC112186636 gene encoding homeobox-leucine zipper protein HDG1 isoform X2, which translates to MNFGGLISNSGGVGGSRVVAEIDPHSSGGAIAQPHFIPNSMQTSSALSLSIVQKNMDGHNELDLIAESFDPGIIGRLREEEFDQSRSGSDHFDGASGDDQDPVDEDDRPRRKKKYHRHTPSQIQELESFFKECPHPDEKQRLDLSRRLGLETKQVKFWFQNRRTQMKTQLERHENIILRQENDKLRAENGVMKEAMSNPICHNCGGPAIPGQISFDEHQLRIENARLNDELSRICTLAQKFLGRPISNLAAPRSLPSSTAGLDLAMGINGMGCLNAGASNQLSMGFELGDGVGSSSPVMPLMKPVMGMPNDLQHMTDRHVYLELAGEAMDELVRMVQADTPLWMKSSDGGSETLNVELYRTFSCISTRQSGLVTDASRDSCMVIINSLALVETMMDANRWTDMFPTLVARASTIGMISSGPNGTRNGTIQMMHAELQMLSPLVPVRPLKFLRFSKQHAEGVWAVVDVSIDIQQDASSVNCRRLPSGFIVQDMPNGYSKVTWIEHLEYNESGVHQLLQPLLRSGIGFGAQRWLATLQRECESLTFLMSSTNPNEVPRGLSMNSKKSMLRLAQRMMQSFCSGVCGSSVRQWDKLCIDNVSDNVRVMVRQSLEVGEPSGFVLSAATSVWMPVSRSRLFDFLRDWQLRGQWDILVSCRPLQAMVQVDKDHGGGNSVSLFNAKGLDANNNNNMLMFQETRTDASGSIVVYAPITSTSSDIMRDVVYEGGDSTYVELLPSGFAILPCVTSDHVKGEGNGSDDGGCLLTVGFQIVCDGGQPTSKLTMHSVKTVIDLISSTIQKIKSALQINDGP; encoded by the exons atgaattttggaggTTTGATCAGTAATAGTGGAGGTGTTGGGGGTTCAAGAGTTGTGGCtgagattgatccacacagcagtGGTGGTGCCATTGCTCAACCGCACTTTATTCCCAATTCAATGCAGACTTCCTCTGCCCTCTCCCTTTCAATA gtgCAGAAAAACATGGATGGGCACAATGAACTTGACCTGATTGCTGAGAGTTTTGACCCCGGGATTATTGGGAGGTTGAGGGAAGAGGAGTTTGACCAGAGCCGGTCAGGCAGTGACCACTTTGATGGGGCATCCGGTGATGATCAAGACCCTGTCGACGAGGATGATCGGCcacggaggaagaagaagtatCATCGTCATACCCCCAGCCAAATCCAAGAACTGGAATC TTTCTTTAAGGAATGCCCACATCCTGATGAAAAGCAAAGGTTGGACCTCAGCAGGAGGCTTGGCTTGGAGACTAAGCAAGTCAAGTTTTGGTTCCAGAATAGAAGAACTCAAATGAAG ACTCAACTGGAGCGCCATGAGAATATAATTCTTAGGCAAGAGAATGACAAGCTCCGAGCTGAGAATGGTGTGATGAAGGAAGCTATGTCAAATCCAATATGCCACAACTGTGGTGGCCCTGCCATTCCTGGCCAAATTTCATTTGATGAACACCAACTGAGGATTGAGAATGCTCGACTGAATGATGAACTGAGTCGAATTTGTACTTTGGCACAAAAGTTCTTGGGCAGGCCCATTTCAAACTTGGCTGCTCCCCGCTCTCTTCCAAGCTCGACTGCCGGTCTAGACCTGGCGATGGGAATAAATGGGATGGGTTGTTTGAATGCTGGAGCCAGCAATCAGTTATCGATGGGGTTCGAGTTGGGAGATGGTGTTGGAAGCTCTTCACCTGTGATGCCTCTAATGAAACCGGTTATGGGAATGCCAAATGATTTGCAGCATATGACTGATAGACATGTTTACCTGGAGCTTGCAGGCGAAGCTATGGATGAATTGGTTAGGATGGTTCAAGCAGATACCCCTTTGTGGATGAAAAGTTCAGATGGTGGAAGCGAAACATTGAACGTGGAGCTGTACAGGACATTTTCTTGTATCAGTACCAGGCAAAGTGGCTTGGTAACTGATGCTTCAAGGGATTCTTGTATGGTGATCATAAACAGCTTGGCTCTTGTAGAGACTATGATGGATGCG AATCGATGGACAGATATGTTCCCTACTTTGGTTGCTAGAGCCTCCACCATTGGCATGATTTCCAGCGGCCCAAACGGAACCAGAAATGGTACTATTCAAATG ATGCATGCCGAGCTTCAAATGCTTTCGCCATTGGTTCCAGTCCGTCCACTCAAGTTCCTCCGTTTTTCCAAGCAGCATGCAGAGGGTGTGTGGGCTGTTGTCGATGTTTCCATTGACATCCAGCAAGATGCTTCCAGTGTGAACTGCCGGAGGCTTCCTTCTGGCTTCATTGTGCAAGATATGCCCAATGGTTACTCCAAG GTGACTTGGATAGAACATTTAGAATATAATGAGAGTGGTGTTCACCAATTGTTACAGCCATTACTACGTTCTGGTATTGGCTTTGGTGCACAGAGGTGGCTTGCCACTCTCCAGAGGGAATGTGAGTCCCTGACTTTCCTCATGTCCTCTACCAATCCTAATGAAGTTCCTAGAG GGTTAAGTATGAATTCAAAGAAAAGCATGCTAAGGTTGGCACAGCGGATGATGCAAAGCTTTTGTTCTGGGGTTTGTGGCTCATCAGTGCGCCAGTGGGACAAACTCTGTATTGATAATGTTAGTGACAACGTGAGGGTAATGGTGCGTCAGAGTTTGGAGGTCGGTGAGCCATCTGGCTTCGTGTTGAGTGCTGCAACATCTGTTTGGATGCCAGTATCAAGGTCAAGACTGTTTGATTTCTTGCGAGACTGGCAATTAAGGGGGCAGTGGGACATTTTGGTCAGCTGTCGTCCACTGCAAGCCATGGTTCAGGTTGACAAGGATCACGGAGGTGGCAACAGTGTTTCTCTCTTTAATGCCAAG GGTCTTGATGCCAATAACAATAATAACATGCTGATGTTCCAAGAGACTAGGACGGATGCTTCAGGGTCAATAGTTGTGTATGCACCGATCACTTCAACAAGTTCAGATATCATGAGGGATGTTGTGTACGAGGGTGGAGATTCTACTTATGTAGAACTCTTACCATCAGGATTTGCAATCCTTCCTTGTGTTACTTCTGACCATGTCAAAGGAGAAGGAAATGGCTCTGATGATGGGGGATGTCTGCTGACAGTTGGATTCCAAATTGTGTGTGATGGTGGCCAACCAACATCCAAGCTCACTATGCACTCGGTTAAGACTGTTATTGATCTTATCTCCTCCACCATTCAGAAGATCAAAAGTGCCCTTCAAATAAATGATGGCCCTTGA
- the LOC112186636 gene encoding homeobox-leucine zipper protein HDG1 isoform X1, translated as MNFGGLISNSGGVGGSRVVAEIDPHSSGGAIAQPHFIPNSMQTSSALSLSIVQKNMDGHNELDLIAESFDPGIIGRLREEEFDQSRSGSDHFDGASGDDQDPVDEDDRPRRKKKYHRHTPSQIQELESFFKECPHPDEKQRLDLSRRLGLETKQVKFWFQNRRTQMKTQLERHENIILRQENDKLRAENGVMKEAMSNPICHNCGGPAIPGQISFDEHQLRIENARLNDELSRICTLAQKFLGRPISNLAAPRSLPSSTAGLDLAMGINGMGCLNAGASNQLSMGFELGDGVGSSSPVMPLMKPVMGMPNDLQHMTDRHVYLELAGEAMDELVRMVQADTPLWMKSSDGGSETLNVELYRTFSCISTRQSGLVTDASRDSCMVIINSLALVETMMDANRWTDMFPTLVARASTIGMISSGPNGTRNGTIQMMHAELQMLSPLVPVRPLKFLRFSKQHAEGVWAVVDVSIDIQQDASSVNCRRLPSGFIVQDMPNGYSKVTWIEHLEYNESGVHQLLQPLLRSGIGFGAQRWLATLQRECESLTFLMSSTNPNEVPRAGLSMNSKKSMLRLAQRMMQSFCSGVCGSSVRQWDKLCIDNVSDNVRVMVRQSLEVGEPSGFVLSAATSVWMPVSRSRLFDFLRDWQLRGQWDILVSCRPLQAMVQVDKDHGGGNSVSLFNAKGLDANNNNNMLMFQETRTDASGSIVVYAPITSTSSDIMRDVVYEGGDSTYVELLPSGFAILPCVTSDHVKGEGNGSDDGGCLLTVGFQIVCDGGQPTSKLTMHSVKTVIDLISSTIQKIKSALQINDGP; from the exons atgaattttggaggTTTGATCAGTAATAGTGGAGGTGTTGGGGGTTCAAGAGTTGTGGCtgagattgatccacacagcagtGGTGGTGCCATTGCTCAACCGCACTTTATTCCCAATTCAATGCAGACTTCCTCTGCCCTCTCCCTTTCAATA gtgCAGAAAAACATGGATGGGCACAATGAACTTGACCTGATTGCTGAGAGTTTTGACCCCGGGATTATTGGGAGGTTGAGGGAAGAGGAGTTTGACCAGAGCCGGTCAGGCAGTGACCACTTTGATGGGGCATCCGGTGATGATCAAGACCCTGTCGACGAGGATGATCGGCcacggaggaagaagaagtatCATCGTCATACCCCCAGCCAAATCCAAGAACTGGAATC TTTCTTTAAGGAATGCCCACATCCTGATGAAAAGCAAAGGTTGGACCTCAGCAGGAGGCTTGGCTTGGAGACTAAGCAAGTCAAGTTTTGGTTCCAGAATAGAAGAACTCAAATGAAG ACTCAACTGGAGCGCCATGAGAATATAATTCTTAGGCAAGAGAATGACAAGCTCCGAGCTGAGAATGGTGTGATGAAGGAAGCTATGTCAAATCCAATATGCCACAACTGTGGTGGCCCTGCCATTCCTGGCCAAATTTCATTTGATGAACACCAACTGAGGATTGAGAATGCTCGACTGAATGATGAACTGAGTCGAATTTGTACTTTGGCACAAAAGTTCTTGGGCAGGCCCATTTCAAACTTGGCTGCTCCCCGCTCTCTTCCAAGCTCGACTGCCGGTCTAGACCTGGCGATGGGAATAAATGGGATGGGTTGTTTGAATGCTGGAGCCAGCAATCAGTTATCGATGGGGTTCGAGTTGGGAGATGGTGTTGGAAGCTCTTCACCTGTGATGCCTCTAATGAAACCGGTTATGGGAATGCCAAATGATTTGCAGCATATGACTGATAGACATGTTTACCTGGAGCTTGCAGGCGAAGCTATGGATGAATTGGTTAGGATGGTTCAAGCAGATACCCCTTTGTGGATGAAAAGTTCAGATGGTGGAAGCGAAACATTGAACGTGGAGCTGTACAGGACATTTTCTTGTATCAGTACCAGGCAAAGTGGCTTGGTAACTGATGCTTCAAGGGATTCTTGTATGGTGATCATAAACAGCTTGGCTCTTGTAGAGACTATGATGGATGCG AATCGATGGACAGATATGTTCCCTACTTTGGTTGCTAGAGCCTCCACCATTGGCATGATTTCCAGCGGCCCAAACGGAACCAGAAATGGTACTATTCAAATG ATGCATGCCGAGCTTCAAATGCTTTCGCCATTGGTTCCAGTCCGTCCACTCAAGTTCCTCCGTTTTTCCAAGCAGCATGCAGAGGGTGTGTGGGCTGTTGTCGATGTTTCCATTGACATCCAGCAAGATGCTTCCAGTGTGAACTGCCGGAGGCTTCCTTCTGGCTTCATTGTGCAAGATATGCCCAATGGTTACTCCAAG GTGACTTGGATAGAACATTTAGAATATAATGAGAGTGGTGTTCACCAATTGTTACAGCCATTACTACGTTCTGGTATTGGCTTTGGTGCACAGAGGTGGCTTGCCACTCTCCAGAGGGAATGTGAGTCCCTGACTTTCCTCATGTCCTCTACCAATCCTAATGAAGTTCCTAGAG CAGGGTTAAGTATGAATTCAAAGAAAAGCATGCTAAGGTTGGCACAGCGGATGATGCAAAGCTTTTGTTCTGGGGTTTGTGGCTCATCAGTGCGCCAGTGGGACAAACTCTGTATTGATAATGTTAGTGACAACGTGAGGGTAATGGTGCGTCAGAGTTTGGAGGTCGGTGAGCCATCTGGCTTCGTGTTGAGTGCTGCAACATCTGTTTGGATGCCAGTATCAAGGTCAAGACTGTTTGATTTCTTGCGAGACTGGCAATTAAGGGGGCAGTGGGACATTTTGGTCAGCTGTCGTCCACTGCAAGCCATGGTTCAGGTTGACAAGGATCACGGAGGTGGCAACAGTGTTTCTCTCTTTAATGCCAAG GGTCTTGATGCCAATAACAATAATAACATGCTGATGTTCCAAGAGACTAGGACGGATGCTTCAGGGTCAATAGTTGTGTATGCACCGATCACTTCAACAAGTTCAGATATCATGAGGGATGTTGTGTACGAGGGTGGAGATTCTACTTATGTAGAACTCTTACCATCAGGATTTGCAATCCTTCCTTGTGTTACTTCTGACCATGTCAAAGGAGAAGGAAATGGCTCTGATGATGGGGGATGTCTGCTGACAGTTGGATTCCAAATTGTGTGTGATGGTGGCCAACCAACATCCAAGCTCACTATGCACTCGGTTAAGACTGTTATTGATCTTATCTCCTCCACCATTCAGAAGATCAAAAGTGCCCTTCAAATAAATGATGGCCCTTGA